The following are encoded in a window of Brevibacillus sp. DP1.3A genomic DNA:
- a CDS encoding Xaa-Pro peptidase family protein → MKQRLHKLREALTQVGAEAFITEKTENRFYLSGFTGSTGWVIVTETEAFLVTDFRYVEQAQEQAPDFTVVNNERKAVEAMAKLLQEKGIKRLAFESSVSFSTYQEWNKGFDGVELVSTSGLLEKIRMFKDESEMVIIREAVRIAEAAFTHIQGYIKPGVRESEVALELEFFMRKQGATGSAFDMIVASGVRGALPHGRASEKVIQAGEMVTLDFGAAYQGYNSDITRTLSVGEPDPKMREIYEIVLRAQLAGLEALKPGVSAKDADAATRDIITAAGYGDAYGHSAGHGLGLEVHELPGLSTVSTFVLEPGMLVTMEPGIYVTGLGGVRIEDDVWITADGHENLNKSTKELLILPV, encoded by the coding sequence ATGAAACAACGTCTGCATAAATTGCGCGAGGCGCTTACACAAGTTGGAGCAGAGGCATTTATTACCGAAAAAACAGAGAATCGCTTCTACTTGAGTGGTTTCACCGGATCAACGGGATGGGTGATTGTCACCGAAACAGAGGCGTTTCTCGTCACTGACTTTCGCTATGTGGAACAAGCGCAAGAACAAGCACCTGATTTTACGGTGGTAAATAACGAGAGAAAAGCAGTTGAAGCGATGGCAAAGCTCCTGCAAGAAAAAGGGATTAAGCGTTTGGCATTCGAGAGCAGCGTGTCCTTTAGCACCTATCAGGAATGGAACAAAGGATTTGACGGAGTAGAGCTGGTGTCAACAAGCGGTCTGCTTGAAAAAATCCGCATGTTTAAAGACGAATCCGAGATGGTTATTATTCGTGAAGCGGTTCGTATCGCGGAAGCAGCATTTACGCATATTCAAGGCTACATCAAACCAGGCGTGCGTGAATCCGAGGTTGCTTTGGAATTGGAATTCTTCATGCGTAAACAAGGAGCGACAGGCTCTGCCTTTGATATGATCGTAGCGTCAGGTGTGCGCGGTGCTCTGCCACATGGACGAGCTTCCGAGAAAGTGATTCAGGCAGGGGAAATGGTTACGCTCGACTTCGGAGCTGCATACCAGGGCTACAATTCCGATATCACACGCACGTTGTCTGTGGGAGAGCCGGACCCGAAAATGCGCGAAATCTACGAAATCGTTCTGCGTGCACAGCTCGCAGGTTTAGAAGCACTGAAGCCAGGTGTATCCGCAAAAGACGCTGACGCTGCAACGAGAGATATCATCACAGCAGCAGGCTATGGCGATGCCTATGGACATAGCGCAGGTCACGGTCTCGGACTGGAAGTTCACGAGCTGCCAGGGCTGTCGACTGTAAGTACCTTCGTATTAGAGCCAGGTATGCTCGTAACGATGGAGCCAGGCATTTACGTAACAGGCCTTGGTGGCGTTCGGATCGAAGACGATGTGTGGATTACAGCTGATGGTCATGAGAACCTGAACAAGTCCACGAAAGAGTTGCTCATTTTGCCTGTGTAA
- the efp gene encoding elongation factor P, protein MISVNDFRTGLTIEVDGNIFTVLEFQHVKPGKGAAFVRSKLRNLRSGNTTEMTFRGGEKVNPARIESSTMQYLYASGDEYTFMNTETYEQMTFTQKQIERELRFLKENMNVQIMQYNGETIGIQLPNTVELVVTECEPGVKGDTASNVTKKATLETGFVVNVPLFVEEGERLIIDTRTEAYVSRA, encoded by the coding sequence ATGATCTCTGTAAACGATTTTCGTACCGGTTTGACAATCGAAGTGGATGGCAATATTTTTACCGTGCTAGAATTCCAACACGTAAAACCAGGTAAAGGTGCGGCATTCGTTCGCTCCAAACTGCGCAATCTGCGTAGCGGCAACACGACAGAAATGACCTTCCGCGGCGGCGAAAAAGTAAACCCTGCTCGGATTGAATCCAGCACGATGCAGTACCTGTATGCTAGTGGCGATGAATACACTTTCATGAATACTGAAACATACGAGCAAATGACGTTCACTCAAAAGCAAATCGAGCGTGAACTGCGTTTCCTCAAGGAAAACATGAACGTGCAAATCATGCAGTACAACGGAGAAACAATCGGTATTCAATTGCCGAATACTGTTGAACTCGTTGTAACAGAATGTGAGCCAGGTGTAAAAGGTGACACTGCTTCTAACGTAACAAAGAAAGCAACCTTGGAAACTGGCTTCGTAGTAAACGTTCCTCTCTTCGTAGAAGAAGGAGAGCGTCTGATCATCGATACTCGTACGGAAGCATACGTTTCCCGCGCGTAA